The Eremothecium gossypii ATCC 10895 chromosome IV, complete sequence genome contains a region encoding:
- a CDS encoding transient receptor potential ion channel family protein (Syntenic homolog of Saccharomyces cerevisiae YAL053W (FLC2) and YOR365C) — protein MKQFLAALGWVMWALMAVQVGAIDQQSSGATSNDNAVPRTGYNLRASSLLTCMENSQFQALKFDVNFNLEKRRVDFNIDATTTITDKVVAQVQVTAYGLNVLEKTLDFCSLNIPALCELHAGRINVESHLEISDDDIIKKIPKVAYIIPDLDARVVVKAFAKADTSYEHPMACVQAVLSNGKTVQTKYASWPIAAIAGVGVLTSGFVSVIGHSTTAAHIASNSISLFSYFQNLAITSMMGVARVPPIAAAWSQNFQWSMGIIKVGFMQNIFQWYVQATGGTPVVVVAHKDLLSVSVQRRRMKRAMVRGANFVYEKLTNFVDQMRTEPVKQVTVSTSSDVNFDNTLKDSTIYMSDERDTESFFNKILVLHGIQRVAFKAGIELSNVFLTGICFFLFFVVVVVISLAAFKAIVELLTRFRMFRESTKFVEYRRCWAHIIKGTLFRIAIIAFPQVSLLSIWEFTQADSPALVVDAVVILLVVGGVLFYGASRVILRGRESTRLYKTPAYLLYGDFKFLNRFGFLYVQFKASSYWWLIPLLGYYVLRSLFVAVLQDFGKAQVVVVFAVELVYFVALCIVRPYLDKRTNSFNIAIHFINLLNAFFFLFFSNIFRQPQVVSSVLSVVMFAVNALFALFLLVFTIVTCLLALLHRNPDARYEPMKDDRVSFIPKISGKGQSEKELVDLSKAVMISNETDAEKHARGNALARQGDGNRRVVFDDGLDDVVPGSRQVEIQPVQPRSAMGGPDVFRPGYQSVPTAPSTGSDSRSSGSTAYQDTDMARDNLYGVPGAAHSSASYGHQGVPGPAAARNPHQFHGTQNGYVQQQPHGQHGPHQQYSAGRNYGSEPQYL, from the coding sequence ATGAAACAGTTTCTAGCGGCGCTCGGATGGGTGATGTGGGCGCTGATGGCAGTACAGGTGGGTGCGATAGACCAGCAGTCGTCTGGAGCCACTAGCAACGATAATGCGGTCCCTAGGACAGGGTATAACCTGCGAGCCTCGTCTCTGCTGACGTGCATGGAGAACTCACAGTTCCAGGCGCTGAAGTTTGATGTGAATTTCAACTTGGAGAAGCGTCGGGTGGACTTCAACATCGATGCGACGACAACGATCACTGACAAGGTTGTGGCGCAGGTGCAGGTGACGGCGTACGGGCTGAACGTGCTCGAAAAGACTCTGGACTTCTGCTCGTTGAATATCCCCGCGCTGTGCGAGCTGCATGCGGGGCGGATCAACGTAGAGTCGCACCTGGAGATCTCGGACGATGATATTATCAAGAAGATACCAAAGGTGGCGTATATTATCCCGGACCTGGACGCACGAGTGGTTGTAAAGGCCTTTGCGAAAGCTGACACCAGCTACGAGCATCCAATGGCCTGTGTGCAGGCGGTGCTGTCGAACGGCAAGACGGTGCAGACGAAGTATGCATCGTGGCCGATCGCCGCGATAGCTGGTGTGGGTGTCCTGACTTCCGGGTTTGTGTCTGTGATCGGGCACTCAACCACTGCCGCGCACATCGCTTCGAACTCGATCTCTCTTTTCTCGTACTTCCAAAATTTGGCGATCACGTCTATGATGGGAGTGGCTCGTGTGCCACCCATCGCTGCTGCGTGGTCGCAGAACTTCCAGTGGTCCATGGGTATTATCAAGGTGGGATTCATGCAGAACATTTTTCAGTGGTACGTCCAAGCCACGGGCGGTACTCCGGTGGTCGTCGTGGCCCACAAAGATCTTCTTTCGGTGTCTGTTCAGCGGCGCCGCATGAAGCGTGCTATGGTGAGAGGTGCCAACTTTGTTTACGAAAAGCTGACCAACTTTGTCGACCAAATGCGGACCGAGCCTGTGAAGCAGGTGACTGTCTCGACATCTTCGGACGTGAACTTTGACAACACTCTTAAGGATTCCACGATCTATATGTCCGATGAGCGTGATACTGAAAGCTTCTTCAACAAGATTCTGGTGCTCCATGGTATCCAGCGTGTGGCCTTCAAGGCTGGAATCGAACTTTCGAATGTGTTTCTGACGGGAATATGCTTTTTCCTATTTTTCGTTGTGGTAGTGGTTATTTCGCTGGCAGCATTCAAAGCAATAGTGGAGCTTTTAACCAGGTTCCGGATGTTTAGAGAGTCAACCAAGTTTGTGGAATACAGAAGATGCTGGGCTCATATTATCAAAGGTACGCTGTTCCGTATAGCGATCATCGCGTTCCCCCAGGTGTCGCTGCTGTCTATATGGGAGTTCACGCAAGCGGACTCTCCTGCTCTGGTTGTTGACGCGGTTGTGATTCTGTTGGTCGTCGGTGGCGTTTTGTTCTACGGAGCCTCCCGTGTTATTCTTCGCGGGAGAGAGTCCACCAGGTTGTACAAAACGCCCGCCTATCTTCTATACGGCGACTTCAAATTCTTGAACAGATTCGGTTTCCTGTATGTGCAGTTCAAGGCGAGTTCATACTGGTGGTTGATACCACTGCTGGGGTATTACGTTCTACGCTCTCTCTTTGTCGCAGTCTTACAGGACTTTGGCAAGGCACAGGTGGTCGTGGTGTTTGCGGTGGAACTAGTTTACTTTGTTGCCCTCTGTATCGTCAGGCCATACTTGGACAAGCGCACAAACAGCTTCAACATCGCGATCCATTTCATCAACCTGCTGAATGCCTTCTTTttcctcttcttctccAACATCTTCCGGCAGCCTCAGGTGGTGTCCAGTGTCTTGTCGGTGGTGATGTTTGCGGTGAACGCTCTCTTCGCCCTCTTCCTGTTGGTATTTACTATCGTCACATGCTTGTTGGCGCTACTACACCGTAACCCCGATGCACGCTACGAGCCGATGAAGGATGACCGTGTGTCCTTCATTCCAAAGATCTCTGGCAAGGGCCAGTCTGAAAAGGAACTGGTTGACCTTAGCAAGGCAGTGATGATCAGCAATGAAACTGATGCCGAGAAGCACGCGCGGGGTAACGCCCTAGCTCGCCAGGGCGACGGAAACCGTCGGGTTGTCTTCGACGATGGGTTAGACGACGTTGTCCCAGGGAGCCGGCAAGTTGAGATACAGCCAGTGCAGCCGCGGTCGGCCATGGGTGGTCCAGATGTTTTCCGCCCAGGCTACCAATCTGTACCGACTGCTCCAAGTACCGGCTCCGACAGTCGTTCCTCTGGCAGCACGGCCTACCAAGACACTGATATGGCGCGCGACAACCTCTACGGCGTGCCGGGCGCAGCGCACAGCAGCGCCTCTTATGGTCACCAGGGTGTACCGGGCcccgcagccgcgcgcAACCCACACCAGTTTCACGGTACTCAAAATGGCTacgtccagcagcagccccatggccagcatgGCCCCCACCAACAGTACAGCGCGGGACGTAACTACGGCTCCGAGCCACAGTATCTATAA